The stretch of DNA AGGGGAGACTTCCCGCTTCCGTGGCGGCAAGCGGTGCTATCCCGAGAAGATCGAGTATCTCTCGCGATGCTGCCTCTGCGGCGGCGCCTTCATGCATCGTATGCGGGAGCGAAAGCATCCCCGCGATGAACGTGGCTTTCGTCCGCGTATGCCGCCCCGCGATGACGTTCTCGAGCACGGTCATATGCGGGAACAGTTTTATGTTCTGGAACGTCCGTGCTATGCGCCGGGAGGCGATCCTGTGCTGCGAGAGCCCGTGTATCGGCTCGCCGGAAAAATGGACCGTACCCGCATCGGGGCGTATCGCGCCTGCAATGAGATTGAAGAGCGTGGTCTTTCCCGCGCCGTTCGGGCCGATGATGCCTTTGATCATGCCCGCATCAACATGGAAAGATACGTCATTCACCGCGGTCAGTCCGCCGCACGCTTTGGTCAGATGCTCCACCGAGAGAAGTTTCATGGCCGTTTCAACCATCT from Spirochaetota bacterium encodes:
- a CDS encoding ABC transporter ATP-binding protein, yielding MVETAMKLLSVEHLTKACGGLTAVNDVSFHVDAGMIKGIIGPNGAGKTTLFNLIAGAIRPDAGTVHFSGEPIHGLSQHRIASRRIARTFQNIKLFPHMTVLENVIAGRHTRTKATFIAGMLSLPHTMHEGAAAEAASREILDLLGIAPLAATEAGSLPFGRQRVVEFARALALDPTLLLLDEPAAGLNNHETDEIAALIRRIRAQGITVLIIEHDMSLIMEISDSILVLSSGQRIAEGPPAEIQRNRDVIDVYLGAADA